In Vicia villosa cultivar HV-30 ecotype Madison, WI linkage group LG7, Vvil1.0, whole genome shotgun sequence, the DNA window ttgtcattttgaaagaaaagaaataaatgcgagaaaagacaatgttttcaataccaaatgcaaagacaattttattaataaacttcaaattttgaaagtaaatggggcccttacaaaccaactctatgcttcgggcgaggcatgagcgttattgtttttctttattttgaaagggaaataaaacacaaaagcaaattactttgaaatataaactatctccggtatctccaggcttgtccaattctgaagttgTTCTCCTGGTCTGACCCTTCGGATGAAATCGGACGTTCCCTCCTTAGTATCCTTGTTGgataccatagccacatgttcatacccgccTGTTACGAAAGTCTGCATAATCGGGGGGAATTATTGCTCCTCCTTCACAGTGCTTGTGACCTTTGATGGTTGGTACCCCAGCCTTAGGTGATCCTTCTTCTCTAAGATCTATGGTACTTTGCCCCAACCTTCAACATTCAGGTCTTGTAGatctctccaggatgttaccACCCTTCGCACCTTCTCCACATCTAGTGTGACAACAGTTGCAATCTCCAATGCCTGGAATGCAGTTTCCAGTGCCCCTTCTCCAACTTCAATGTACCTGTATGAGTCCAGGTtactgacaaatatatcctcttcccCATTGATGGTTACTATGGAATTTCCATCCACGAATTTTATTTTCTGGTGGAGAGTGGAGGTGATTGCCCCTGCTGCATGAATCCAAGGACACCCTAGTAGGCAGGTGTAAGCTGGTTCAATCTCcattacttggaaattgatgcagaaggtgtgaGGACCAACTATAACAGggagatccacttctccgaataCCGGACTCTGCGATCCATCAAAAGCTTTAACCACCAGACGACTCAGCCTAACCACAAGACCCTCCAAAGCTATTTTATCCAACgtagcttttggcatcacgtttaatgATGAACCTGTGTCGATCAGAACTCTGGCCAGATGAGCCTTTCCACATTATATAGATATATGTAAGACTTTATTGTGCGCCTTTCCCTGTGGAGGTAACTCATGATCACTGAACCCCagacatgccccagcagttaaattagccaccattccatcaaaCTGGTTGACTGTGATGTCTTTAGTTACATGGGCGgcattcagaatcttcatcaaggcgTCTCGATGCCTCTCAGAGTGTACTAGTAATGATAAGAGTGATATTTTAGAAGGTGTCTGTTGTAACTGATCCACCAccctataatcactcttcttgaTTAAGGccagaaactcctcagcatccttattaGTAGCTTCTTTACCCTTAGGGTCAGCCTCGTTATTTGGTCTCATAACAGCTTGATCACTAGATTGTGTCAAGTCTTCATTTGGCTTTGGTTGCGCCTGTGCAGCTTTGAATATGTGACCGCTACGAgtcatgcccccaggtccaacgatgcttgaCACAGCAGGATTGGTACCAGAATTGTACTAAtagttaaatttttaaatatctattttaaataaatgtgCGATTTAATTTGactaaataaatttgaaataataaaTTAGTCTAAAGTCTAGTCAAAAGCTGTCAATTTTTGAATTTACTTTAAATATTTATAGGAATAAAACTTATTTAACATTAAATTAAAAgagtaaaaatataatattttataaaaagaaagCATGTTGTTGAGATTATTGTTTGAAGAATATTTTTGATAAGTtagaaataaaaaacaatttatttataaaataaaattaattaatcttaaatttaaaaagtaaattatataaaaaaattatttaaaaaaaaaaagaaatagtacacctaaaaaaagaaagaaattgtaAGATGGCTGGTGttataaagaagaaaaagaaattaataaaaaaatatgttttttctgtatttttattaaaacagcttttgaaaataaaaaataaaactgaaAATCAAAATAACTATAACTTGTTTTagttttttagatttaaaaactatcaaacaaaaaattgtttttgaaaacagtttttaaaaagaatggtttcaaaccaattttttcttttcaatttttaaaaactaaaaaatagtttttaaaaagtaATTCAAACAGACCTTAGGGGGAAAACGTGTGGGATGGAGAAAAATCGACCGACGTAACGTAATATTCCAAGGAACAATTCTATGCATCTTACACGTACTCACAAAGAGCGCCTCGTTGGCATTTCTGACGAAATTACCGCCCCATAGAAGACACTGACACAAACTCAAAAATAGAACAAACCAAACCTGTAAGAATTTCCACTTCAGCAATTCCATCCATAAAATACCATACTCCAATTTGCGTTAAGAAATAGTCTCTGTAATTATGAAAGCAGAGACGGTTACACTTGTGCTGGTGAATCTAGCTGGAATAATGGAAAAGGCCGACGAGTCATTACTTCCCGGCGTTTACAAAGAAGTCGGGGCGGATCTTCATACTGACCCGACCGGACTCGGTTCACTCACTCTCTTCCGATCCATAGTTCAATCTGGTTGTTATCCAATTGCCGCGTACCTCGCCACGCGCCATAATCGGGCTCATGTTATTGCTCTCGGGGCTTTTCTTTGGGCTATCGCTACTTTCCTTGTAGCCTTTTCCTCTACTTTCTTTCAGGTAATGACTGTGACTCCAGAAACGACTCGTTTTGTGTAGGTCAAGTTGATGGAATTGAAATGTAGAATTGCTTGTTAGAAGGTGATTTATTTTCTGAAATTGTTGTTGTAGGATAGTGAACTTAGTCTATGAAATTAGTATGTTTTAGAAGTGTCGTTAAATTTGAGAGTACCAGACAGAGTAAACATTCTTTTTTTGTTCCTAAATATGTGAGGATATTATTATAATCTCTTTGGCTATGTTTGGATAATAATCTTTTAGCCTATATTTGGATATTGTAAAACAAGCATAGCGGAATGGATCGGAAAAGAgtaaaatggaataaaaatgttATTCTATTGTTTGAGTATTTTATGATGGAATAATCAATTTCGTCATTCCATTAGAATGGAGCGGAATAGAGCGCAATGGAATAAAGAtgtattccattgtttggatatttCATGATGGAAAAGATCAATTTTTTCATTCCACCCAAGTCAGAGGATACAAAAAATGATGGAAAATGATGGAATGCATTACATCATGTTCTCCCTTATTCcattcctttttttttaattaatccaaataatggaatataagtTTATACCATCTCACTCCATTTCATCAATCTAAACATAGCTCTAgaatttgtttggattgatggaatcggatggagcgAAGCGGTATGGGATGGAATGATATTCTATTGTTTGGATCATTTAAATTTGGATGTAGCAAAGTGGTATGGAATGGAATGAAATGATGTTCCACTATTTGGATCATTTAAAATCGGATGGAGTGGAATGGAGTGGTATAGATTCCACTttccctccgatttgggcggaatgaacaaCTTGCATCATTCCATCCCAAAATTTCCACACAATATAATGTTCCGCTTCATTCCACTCATTTTATGATATTCAAACATAGCCTTAATGTATCGAAATTATTTGCAAAAAGACATTCATTCTAAGTATGTATTTTTCTTAGTAATTTTATGCATCAAACCAAGTAACGCGTGATATAATATAGGACCAAACCAACTATGGAAAGGCATAGTATCTGAAAATCAGAATGACTAGTGTAAGATGCACTTGGGTATTCTGGGCTTGTTTTTATAATTCTGATAGGTTCTGGACTATTGTTACCGCGCTTCATACATTCAAGTACCAAAATAGTTCTTTACTTTTCTCAATATTATGGTTGTAAATTTTCAATTTTAGGAActattttgaaatattaataacTTTAGGGATTTAATTGACATCATCTTTCAATTTCATGAAGTATATTGGTAATGCTCTTGTTATGCAACTTATTGAATTCAGTTTGAATTTGGAAATAATTTGCATTTTAGTTATGCTTTTGTAATTTTGATAGATTCAGAGACTATGTGTCAAGCAAAGAGAATTTCTGCACATTCAAGTACTGAAATGGTTGTTTACTCTCTTCAATGTATAGTTGAATATTTCAAATTTAGGAACTACTTTGAAATGTTAATAATTTTAGGGATTAAATTGACAATGTCTTGCAATTTAAGCAACTAAATTGGTGAATCCCTCGGTATACAACTGATTGAATTCAGTATGAATTTTGAAGTCAATTGTATTTTAGGTAGCGTTGTCGCGGGGATTAAATGGGATTGGTCTCGCACTTGTAACTCCTGCAATTCAGTCCCTTGTTGCAGACTCTACTGATGATAACAATCGCGGTATGGCTTTTGGATGGCTTCAACTAACCGGTAATATTGGTTCAATTGTTGGTGGCCTCTTCTCACTTTTGATAGCTCCAATAACAGTCTTTGGTATCCCTGGTTGGAGAGTTTCATTTCATGTTGTTGGATTAATAAGTATTATAGTTGGTACTTTAGTATACATCTTTGCCAAAGATCCACATTTCGAAGATAAAGGCAAACTTACAAATAATAGCAATCCAGTTCAAAAGGAAACATTTTGGTCTGGTGTAAAAGCCTTGGTTCAGGAAGCTAAATCAGTTTCTAGGATTTCGTCTTTCCAGATCATTGTAGCACAAGGTGTCACTGGCTCCTTTCCTTGGTCAGCTTTATCGTTTGCGCCGATGTGGTTAGAATTGACTGGCTTCTCCCATGGGAAAACTGCTTTTCTTATAGCTTTGTTTGTGGTTGCAAGTTCTCTTGGGGGTTTGTTTGGAGGAAAGATGGGGGATATCCTTTCCAGGCATCTTCCGAATTCAGGGAGGATAATTCTAGCGCAGATAAGCTCTGGATCCGCAATTCCACTAGCGGCGATTCTTTTGTTGGGTTTACCAGACGATCCATCTACAACATTGTCACATGGTTTGCTGCTAATCATTATGGGATTTTCTATATCTTGGAATGCTCCTGCTACAAATAAGTATGTATTTCAAACTAATCAGTTTTTTTATCTGTTCGTTTCACTTTTGTGGCTTTGTACAAACAATCATGTTTGTGCAAATGGAAGAAATGAAAGCATACAGCTCTTTGTTATTGTAATAAAGCTTCTTCAAGTTTATATCTTTGTGCATGAATTAATTTGTTAACTGTGTGGACATTAGTCCAATTTTCGCAGAGATAGTTCCAGAGAGATCCCGAACAAGTGTATATGCATTGGACCGATCATTTGAGTCTATACTATCATCTTTTGCTCCCCCAGCAGTGGGGATTTTGGCACAACACGTTTACGGGTATCAGCCCATTCCTGAAGGCTCTAGCGAATCTCAAGATATTTTAACAGACAG includes these proteins:
- the LOC131620623 gene encoding uncharacterized protein LOC131620623 isoform X1 — translated: MKAETVTLVLVNLAGIMEKADESLLPGVYKEVGADLHTDPTGLGSLTLFRSIVQSGCYPIAAYLATRHNRAHVIALGAFLWAIATFLVAFSSTFFQVALSRGLNGIGLALVTPAIQSLVADSTDDNNRGMAFGWLQLTGNIGSIVGGLFSLLIAPITVFGIPGWRVSFHVVGLISIIVGTLVYIFAKDPHFEDKGKLTNNSNPVQKETFWSGVKALVQEAKSVSRISSFQIIVAQGVTGSFPWSALSFAPMWLELTGFSHGKTAFLIALFVVASSLGGLFGGKMGDILSRHLPNSGRIILAQISSGSAIPLAAILLLGLPDDPSTTLSHGLLLIIMGFSISWNAPATNNPIFAEIVPERSRTSVYALDRSFESILSSFAPPAVGILAQHVYGYQPIPEGSSESQDILTDRENAASLAKSLYTAIGIPMAMCCLIYSFLYKTYPRDRERARMDALIESEMKHIESDGLVMDKSEEMYIGDYDGDGVDLDDEEHVLL
- the LOC131620623 gene encoding uncharacterized protein LOC131620623 isoform X2 — encoded protein: MAFGWLQLTGNIGSIVGGLFSLLIAPITVFGIPGWRVSFHVVGLISIIVGTLVYIFAKDPHFEDKGKLTNNSNPVQKETFWSGVKALVQEAKSVSRISSFQIIVAQGVTGSFPWSALSFAPMWLELTGFSHGKTAFLIALFVVASSLGGLFGGKMGDILSRHLPNSGRIILAQISSGSAIPLAAILLLGLPDDPSTTLSHGLLLIIMGFSISWNAPATNNPIFAEIVPERSRTSVYALDRSFESILSSFAPPAVGILAQHVYGYQPIPEGSSESQDILTDRENAASLAKSLYTAIGIPMAMCCLIYSFLYKTYPRDRERARMDALIESEMKHIESDGLVMDKSEEMYIGDYDGDGVDLDDEEHVLL